TGGACAACTTGGACAGAGCGCTTCTGGTTCCAGAAGAGGGAATGGCCAAGGACGTGCTGGTGGGCGTTCGCATGGTGCAGCGCCAGTTTTTGTCAGTCCTGGAAAACTCAGGCGTGACGGTGATCCCCGCAGAGGGGAGCTTTGACCCCTTGCAACACGAAGCGATGGAGACGGAGTTCGTCGATGATCCCGCGCGGGACGGAATCATCTTGCGCGAACTTCTGCGGGGCTACCGGACCTCCGACCGCGTTCTGCGCCCGACCCAAGTGCGAGTGGGTAAATTGAGAGCGTCTAAATGAGAGCGTCTAAAAACGAGTAATCAAAAATCAAAATTCAGGAGGAATAGATTATGGCTAAAGTAGTGGGAATTGATTTGGGAACGACGAACAGTTGCATTGCTGTGCAAGAGGGTGATCAGACGACCATCATCGCCAACGCAGAGGGCATGAGAACCACGCCCTCGGTGGTGGCTTTCACCAAAGAGGGAGAGCGCCTGGTAGGGCAGCTTGCCAAACGTCAGGCTATCGTCAACTCGGACAGGACGGTCATCTCCATCAAGCGTGAAATGGGGACGGACCACCGCGTCACCATCGACGACAAGAAATATACGCCACAGGAAATTTCGGCCATGATTCTGCAAAAGATGAAACGCGACGCGGAAGATTACCTAGGCGAGCCGGTGAAGCAGGCGGTCATCACTGTCCCTGCCTACTTCACGGATGCTCAGCGTCAAGCCACGAAGGACGCGGGAACCATCGCGGGACTAGAGGTTCTGCGCATCATCAACGAGCCCACGGCTGCCTGTCTGGCCTACGGTGAAAACAAGCAAGAAGAGCACAAGATTCTGGTGTTCGATCTGGGCGGAGGAACCTTCGATGTCTCCATCCTGGACGTGGGCGAGGGCGTCTTCGAGGTGTTGGCCACGGCGGGCGATAATCGGCTGGGGGGTGACGACTGGGACAACCGCATCGTGGATTGGATGACGGCCGAGTTCAAGAAAACCGAGGGCGTGGACCTGAAAAACGACCGTATGGCAATGCAGCGCCTGCGCGAGGCGGCGGAAAAGGCCAAGGTGGAACTGTCCTCCATGACGGAAACCACTATTTCCCTGCCCTTTATCACCGCGAACCAGAGTGGTCCCAAACACTTGGAGATGAAGCTGTCTCGGGCCAAATTCGAGGAGATGACCGCCGACCTCATGGACCGCACCATCACGCCCTCCCGACGCGCCATCGAGGATTCAGGGCTTAAGATCAGTGAGATCGACAAGATTCTTTTGGTGGGCGGCTCAACCCGTATGCCTATGGTTCAGAAGAAGATCATAGAGCTGCTGGGCAAGGATCCCACCAAAGGCATCAACCCCGACGAGTGCGTAGCGGCCGGAGCCGCCATTCAAGGGGCGATTCTGAAGGGCGACCATAAAGACATCGTGTTGGTGGACGTTACGCCTCTTTCCCTAGGTCTCGAAACCCTGGGCGGCGTGTTGACCAAAATCATCGAACGCAACACGGCTATTCCTGTCTCCAAGAGTCAGGTTTTCACGACGGCGGGCAACAACCAGACCCAGGTGGAGATCATGGTTCTCCAGGGCGAGCGTGCTATGGCCAGCGACAACGTGAGATTAGGGCAGTTCGTTCTGGACGGGATACCTCCTGCGCCTCGAGGCATTCCTCAGATCGAGGTGACCTTCAACATCGACGTCAACGGCATCCTGAACGTTTCCGCCAAAGACAAGGGGACCGGCAAAAACCAGAAGATCACGATCCAGTCCTCGAACCTCTCCAAAGAGGAGATCGAGCGCATGAAGGGCGACGCGGACTCCCACGCGGACGAGGATAACAAAAAGCGCGAGGCCGCGGAAGCCCGTAACGAGGCGGACAGCGCGATCTTCACCGCCGAAAAGCTGATGTCGGACCTGGGGGACAAGATGACCGCCGATGAGAAGGGCAAAGTCAACTCTCGCGTGGAGGAACTGAAGCAGGCGTTAGAGTCGGGTGATGTGAGTCGTATGAAGAGCGCGAAATCCGAGCTGGACAAAACGCTTCAGGAGTTTT
This genomic interval from Synergistaceae bacterium contains the following:
- the dnaK gene encoding molecular chaperone DnaK, with the protein product MAKVVGIDLGTTNSCIAVQEGDQTTIIANAEGMRTTPSVVAFTKEGERLVGQLAKRQAIVNSDRTVISIKREMGTDHRVTIDDKKYTPQEISAMILQKMKRDAEDYLGEPVKQAVITVPAYFTDAQRQATKDAGTIAGLEVLRIINEPTAACLAYGENKQEEHKILVFDLGGGTFDVSILDVGEGVFEVLATAGDNRLGGDDWDNRIVDWMTAEFKKTEGVDLKNDRMAMQRLREAAEKAKVELSSMTETTISLPFITANQSGPKHLEMKLSRAKFEEMTADLMDRTITPSRRAIEDSGLKISEIDKILLVGGSTRMPMVQKKIIELLGKDPTKGINPDECVAAGAAIQGAILKGDHKDIVLVDVTPLSLGLETLGGVLTKIIERNTAIPVSKSQVFTTAGNNQTQVEIMVLQGERAMASDNVRLGQFVLDGIPPAPRGIPQIEVTFNIDVNGILNVSAKDKGTGKNQKITIQSSNLSKEEIERMKGDADSHADEDNKKREAAEARNEADSAIFTAEKLMSDLGDKMTADEKGKVNSRVEELKQALESGDVSRMKSAKSELDKTLQEFSTRLYQQAEGQPGRGESSSGNSSRNSSSSSSSSDDTVDAEFTEPSDGERDRL